The following proteins come from a genomic window of Nocardioides albertanoniae:
- a CDS encoding MFS transporter, giving the protein MSLIEGQGFRPWLAASTASVFGDSVTFFALGWAAAGFGADAASLVLTVESIPLAVLVLAGGVLADRIGIRRTMAACDAAMVLVMAAFAVGAIGGAGLWMLIVVGALSGTIQALRRPAEGVFPRLFGVDDLDRRMALVGSAHQIARTAGPAAGGFLLGQGGLPLTAGLDAATYVLVLAALLLVRPPHEPAPEPGHVSVWRSLVDGARAARRTPGVVPVLVAITGLAASVLPLVMLALPLAGRERGWSAAETGLVSGAWVAGGLVMTLVVARRGAPSGRVAVAGPLVAVAGVVLLGVRTEIWAGVFAIGLVGVGATTLTTYLFPAYVARTPPEMLARFSSLTQLAQTGPVLVATPLLGLAAGVDVRLALVIVGALLLVTVPPAVRVVRLPEPIPRGV; this is encoded by the coding sequence ATGAGCCTGATCGAAGGCCAGGGGTTCCGCCCCTGGCTGGCAGCGTCGACCGCATCGGTCTTCGGTGACTCGGTGACCTTCTTCGCGCTCGGCTGGGCGGCGGCCGGCTTCGGGGCCGACGCGGCCAGCCTGGTGCTGACCGTCGAGAGCATCCCGCTCGCGGTGCTCGTGCTCGCCGGGGGAGTGCTCGCCGACCGGATCGGGATCCGTCGCACCATGGCGGCCTGCGATGCCGCGATGGTGCTGGTCATGGCCGCGTTCGCGGTCGGCGCGATCGGTGGCGCCGGCCTGTGGATGCTGATCGTGGTCGGCGCCCTCTCGGGCACCATCCAGGCGTTGCGCAGACCGGCCGAGGGCGTCTTCCCGCGGCTGTTCGGCGTGGACGACCTCGACCGACGGATGGCGCTGGTCGGCTCGGCCCACCAGATCGCGCGCACCGCCGGCCCCGCGGCCGGCGGATTCCTGCTCGGCCAGGGTGGGTTGCCGCTGACCGCGGGGCTCGACGCGGCGACCTACGTCCTCGTGCTCGCCGCGCTCCTCCTGGTGCGACCACCGCACGAGCCGGCTCCCGAGCCCGGCCACGTCTCGGTCTGGCGCAGCCTGGTCGACGGCGCGCGGGCCGCGCGCCGCACCCCGGGGGTCGTGCCGGTGCTCGTGGCCATCACCGGTCTCGCCGCGTCGGTGCTGCCGCTGGTCATGCTCGCGCTGCCGCTCGCCGGCCGCGAACGCGGCTGGAGCGCGGCGGAGACCGGCCTCGTCTCCGGCGCCTGGGTGGCCGGGGGACTGGTGATGACGCTCGTCGTCGCCCGGCGCGGCGCACCGTCCGGGCGGGTCGCGGTCGCCGGCCCCCTGGTCGCCGTCGCCGGCGTGGTGCTGCTGGGGGTGCGTACGGAGATCTGGGCGGGAGTGTTCGCGATCGGCCTCGTCGGCGTCGGCGCCACCACGCTGACCACCTACCTCTTCCCGGCCTACGTCGCGCGCACCCCGCCGGAGATGCTCGCCCGGTTCTCGAGCCTGACCCAGCTCGCGCAGACCGGCCCGGTGCTGGTCGCGACCCCGCTGCTCGGTCTCG
- a CDS encoding MerR family transcriptional regulator — translation MDEPLLTIGAFARAVGLTASALRHYDECGLLVPAEVDSGTGYRYYTPELAERARLIVGMREAGVPIETMRVVLDSPAGEARDALAGFLEVQSARSARAEEAVRGVLAAVDAGPAARPALVELAGPVLAAAIRQVRHAAESDPASELASVLIDVGGDAAGVDVVATNRYWMAVRTLAAAAEGDGGRAVLSLPDAAALADRLDAITTAELRIADGTLTLAGQDLGRDTTYPAHRLVLAGLEPTVTHAVLARADLIAGLDAAGYAEVDLFLGDQTRLRSPHTAEQSDVRGVVTGPPMRLRLGTALFGRALATCLGGEVQLAVTAPDRPVVVTSPYQPGFTALVMPVRHDPAS, via the coding sequence ATGGACGAGCCACTGTTGACGATCGGGGCGTTCGCGCGGGCCGTGGGCCTGACCGCGAGCGCACTGCGTCACTACGACGAGTGCGGGTTGCTGGTGCCGGCGGAGGTCGATTCCGGCACCGGATATCGGTATTACACCCCTGAGCTGGCCGAGCGGGCCCGACTGATCGTGGGCATGCGCGAGGCCGGGGTGCCGATCGAGACGATGCGGGTCGTGCTCGACTCGCCCGCCGGGGAGGCCCGCGATGCGTTGGCAGGCTTCCTCGAGGTCCAGAGCGCCCGCTCGGCGCGGGCCGAGGAGGCCGTACGCGGGGTGCTGGCCGCCGTCGACGCCGGCCCGGCCGCCCGGCCGGCGCTCGTCGAGCTGGCCGGTCCCGTGCTGGCCGCGGCGATCCGGCAGGTGCGGCACGCGGCCGAGTCCGACCCGGCCTCCGAGCTCGCCTCTGTGCTCATCGACGTCGGCGGCGATGCTGCCGGGGTGGACGTGGTGGCGACCAACCGCTACTGGATGGCGGTGCGGACCCTGGCGGCAGCCGCCGAGGGCGACGGCGGCCGGGCTGTGCTGTCGTTGCCCGACGCGGCCGCGCTGGCCGACCGGCTCGACGCGATCACCACCGCCGAGCTGCGGATCGCCGACGGCACCCTGACACTCGCCGGCCAGGACCTCGGCCGCGACACAACCTACCCGGCCCACCGGCTGGTGCTGGCGGGTCTCGAGCCGACCGTCACCCACGCGGTCCTGGCGAGGGCCGACCTGATCGCCGGCCTCGACGCGGCCGGCTACGCCGAGGTCGATCTCTTCCTCGGTGACCAGACGCGGCTGCGCTCACCGCACACCGCCGAGCAGAGCGACGTACGCGGCGTGGTGACCGGCCCGCCGATGCGGCTGCGCCTCGGCACCGCTCTGTTCGGTCGCGCGCTGGCGACGTGCCTGGGCGGCGAGGTGCAGCTGGCGGTGACCGCGCCCGACCGACCGGTCGTGGTCACCTCGCCCTACCAGCCCGGGTTCACCGCGCTGGTCATGCCGGTTCGCCACGACCCGGCGAGCTGA